From one Alphaproteobacteria bacterium genomic stretch:
- a CDS encoding exodeoxyribonuclease VII small subunit translates to MAKDETKVEIPANIAKMSFEDALAQLEEIVRNLEGGDSALDDAIAAYERGAALKRHCESKLRQAQARVEKISLGADGTPDTEPVASD, encoded by the coding sequence ATGGCAAAAGACGAAACGAAGGTCGAGATTCCGGCGAACATCGCGAAGATGTCCTTCGAGGATGCGCTGGCGCAACTCGAAGAGATCGTGCGCAATCTCGAAGGTGGCGACAGCGCGCTTGATGACGCGATTGCCGCCTATGAGCGTGGTGCGGCGCTGAAGCGGCACTGCGAATCGAAACTCCGACAGGCGCAGGCGCGCGTCGAGAAGATATCGCTCGGTGCCGACGGCACGCCGGATACCGAACCGGTCGCCTCGGATTGA
- a CDS encoding acyl-CoA dehydrogenase family protein: MSGPFVIDEMQEAILDSVRRFVTDEILPVAADLDANADPEESFSWDIIEKSDEAGIRTMTLPEEWGGIGADYLTTGMVVEELAKGDIGISVVMAQTLKIAQIMMEALSKDQQERFIPRFRDDPRGLLAIGITEPENGSNYFIHGDWAFNTRAEKVDGGWKINGMKHFVSNSNRANVFLLFVQTEKGKDLFSGSTCFILSNETPGFSLGQVHNKMGERLANNAEMIFQDCFVPDADVVGEVGNGFQILADFFPASNAYAGASVLGNAVATYEMTLEWAKNRIQGGKPLIEHDGIRVQLAEMHMMLDIARTYIRKATWAADNRDTVPWDPALGALPKIYASQIGWQIATWAMEIHGGSGFMKEIGLEKRVRDAAAFLHSDGVNRTLFLKAADYLYKG; the protein is encoded by the coding sequence ATGAGTGGACCCTTCGTTATCGATGAAATGCAGGAAGCGATCCTGGATTCGGTCCGGCGCTTCGTCACCGACGAAATCCTGCCCGTCGCGGCCGATCTCGACGCCAACGCCGATCCGGAGGAGAGCTTCTCCTGGGATATCATCGAGAAATCGGATGAGGCCGGCATCCGCACCATGACCCTGCCCGAGGAATGGGGCGGGATCGGTGCCGACTACCTCACCACCGGGATGGTCGTCGAGGAGCTTGCCAAGGGCGATATCGGTATCTCCGTCGTCATGGCGCAGACTCTGAAGATCGCGCAGATCATGATGGAAGCGCTGTCGAAAGATCAGCAGGAGCGCTTCATTCCGCGCTTCCGCGACGATCCGCGCGGGCTGCTCGCGATCGGCATTACCGAGCCGGAGAACGGTTCCAACTATTTCATCCATGGCGACTGGGCGTTCAACACCCGCGCCGAGAAGGTCGATGGTGGCTGGAAGATCAACGGCATGAAGCATTTCGTGTCGAACTCGAACCGGGCCAACGTCTTCCTGCTGTTTGTGCAGACCGAGAAGGGCAAGGACCTGTTCAGCGGCAGCACCTGCTTCATCCTGTCGAACGAGACGCCGGGCTTCTCCCTCGGTCAGGTCCACAACAAGATGGGTGAGCGCCTCGCGAACAATGCCGAGATGATCTTCCAGGATTGCTTCGTGCCGGACGCCGACGTGGTCGGCGAGGTCGGCAACGGCTTCCAGATTCTGGCCGATTTCTTCCCGGCCAGTAACGCCTATGCCGGGGCCTCGGTTCTGGGCAACGCTGTCGCGACTTACGAGATGACGCTGGAATGGGCGAAGAACCGCATCCAGGGCGGCAAGCCGCTGATCGAGCATGACGGCATCCGTGTCCAGCTCGCCGAGATGCACATGATGCTCGATATCGCGCGCACGTATATTCGCAAGGCCACCTGGGCGGCGGACAACCGGGACACCGTGCCGTGGGACCCGGCGCTCGGCGCCCTGCCGAAGATCTATGCCTCCCAGATCGGGTGGCAGATTGCGACCTGGGCCATGGAGATCCACGGCGGCAGCGGTTTCATGAAGGAGATCGGTCTGGAGAAACGCGTGCGTGACGCGGCGGCGTTCCTGCATTCGGACGGCGTCAACCGGACACTGTTCCTCAAGGCGGCAGACTACCTCTACAAGGGCTAG
- a CDS encoding NAD(P)-dependent oxidoreductase: MTRRIGLVGMGLMGQAFIKHLHEHQYIVQGFDPDPARMDQLAAAGGHPVDTPAAAAKDVDRLIISVPTSDVARTVIFEDGNGIAGAASDDLIIMDTTTARPVDTERTAAELKERGIRYLDSTVSGTSTMAQAGDLVVIVGGEEADFEACREAFAGFSRAAYYMGPSGSGARTKLIINMILAGNRFVFAEGLVMGQKAGLDSDNLLAVLQDGACSSKTMVDKGPKMIDADYSQQGKVAISLKDARLMMEMGQQLGAPAMVIQQYAQIMQAALEKGYSQKDTVAFFEILRGMAGLEEREGIDDVPFGK, from the coding sequence ATGACGCGACGTATCGGACTGGTGGGCATGGGCCTGATGGGCCAAGCCTTCATCAAGCATCTGCATGAGCATCAGTACATCGTGCAGGGCTTCGACCCGGACCCCGCGCGGATGGACCAGCTGGCCGCAGCCGGCGGCCACCCCGTCGATACCCCCGCTGCCGCGGCGAAGGACGTCGACCGGCTGATCATCTCCGTCCCGACCAGCGACGTCGCCCGGACGGTGATCTTCGAAGACGGCAACGGCATCGCCGGGGCCGCGTCCGACGACCTGATCATCATGGACACGACCACCGCGCGGCCCGTCGATACGGAGCGCACCGCCGCGGAACTCAAAGAACGGGGCATCCGTTATCTCGACAGCACCGTCTCGGGCACCTCGACCATGGCCCAGGCGGGCGACCTGGTGGTCATCGTCGGCGGCGAGGAGGCCGATTTCGAGGCCTGTCGCGAAGCCTTCGCGGGCTTCTCGCGCGCCGCCTATTACATGGGCCCTTCGGGCTCGGGCGCGCGCACCAAGCTGATCATCAACATGATTCTCGCCGGCAACCGGTTCGTCTTCGCCGAGGGGCTGGTGATGGGCCAGAAGGCCGGGCTGGATTCCGACAATCTGCTCGCCGTGTTGCAGGACGGGGCGTGCAGTTCCAAGACGATGGTCGACAAGGGCCCGAAGATGATCGACGCCGACTATTCCCAACAGGGCAAGGTGGCGATCAGCCTCAAGGACGCGCGCCTGATGATGGAAATGGGCCAGCAGCTCGGCGCGCCGGCGATGGTGATCCAGCAATATGCGCAGATCATGCAGGCCGCGCTGGAAAAGGGTTACAGCCAGAAGGACACGGTCGCCTTCTTCGAGATCCTGCGCGGCATGGCCGGCCTCGAGGAACGCGAAGGGATCGACGACGTGCCGTTCGGAAAATAG
- the dxs gene encoding 1-deoxy-D-xylulose-5-phosphate synthase, translating to MSDNSTTPLLDTVRIPADMADFTPEQLKQLADELRQETIDAVSITGGHLGAGLGVVELTVALHHVFEAPRDRLIWDVSHQCYPHKILTGRRDRIRTLRQGGGLSGFTRRVESEYDPFGAAHSSTSISAGLGMAVARDLAGDDNNVVAVIGDGSMSAGMAYEAMNNAGSMDSRLVVVLNDNDMSIAPAVGAMSAYLSRLISSKSYRSLRRVAKDMAHRFPKSFEEAARRAEEYARGFVTGGTLFEEMGFYYIGPIDGHNIDHLLPVLKNVRDSKQDAPVLVHVVTQKGRGFESDKGGDEKYHAVSKFDVVTGAQVKATSNAPSYTKVFAESLVREAEDDDKIVAVTAAMPSGTGLDIFGSAFPERCFDVGIAEQHGVTFAGGLATEGFKPFVAIYSTFLQRGYDQVVHDVAIQQLPVRFAIDRAGLVGADGATHHGSFDVAYLGCLPGFVLMAAADEAELVNMVATAAVIDDRPSAFRYPRGEGVGVEMPARGKPLEIGKGRVLREGTGVALLSYGGRLQECLRAAEDLATHGLSATVADARFAKPLDTDLLHRLAREHEVLVTVEEGAIGGFATQVMTDLANSGLLDGGLKFRPMTLPDIFIDHEKPEVQYEQAGLTASGIVARVLCALGREEEATGVRA from the coding sequence TTGAGCGATAACAGCACAACCCCGCTTCTCGATACCGTCCGGATTCCGGCGGATATGGCGGATTTTACGCCCGAGCAGCTCAAGCAGCTTGCCGATGAGCTCCGTCAGGAGACGATCGATGCGGTCTCGATCACCGGTGGACACCTGGGAGCCGGGCTTGGCGTCGTCGAGCTGACGGTGGCGCTCCACCATGTCTTCGAGGCACCCCGCGATCGGCTGATCTGGGATGTCAGCCATCAATGCTATCCCCACAAGATACTGACCGGCCGACGCGACCGCATCCGCACCCTGCGCCAGGGCGGTGGTCTGTCCGGTTTCACCCGCCGCGTCGAAAGCGAATACGACCCCTTCGGCGCCGCGCACAGCTCCACCTCGATTTCCGCCGGGCTGGGCATGGCCGTGGCGCGGGACCTTGCCGGGGACGACAACAATGTTGTCGCGGTCATCGGCGATGGCTCGATGAGCGCCGGCATGGCCTATGAGGCCATGAACAATGCGGGTTCGATGGATTCGCGCCTCGTCGTCGTGCTGAACGACAACGACATGTCGATCGCGCCGGCGGTCGGTGCCATGAGCGCCTATCTGTCCCGCCTGATTTCGTCCAAGAGTTACAGGTCGTTGCGCCGGGTCGCCAAGGACATGGCCCACCGGTTCCCGAAGAGCTTCGAGGAAGCCGCACGCCGGGCCGAGGAGTATGCCCGCGGGTTTGTGACCGGCGGGACCCTGTTCGAGGAGATGGGCTTCTACTATATCGGCCCGATCGACGGCCATAACATCGACCATCTGCTGCCGGTGCTGAAGAATGTGCGCGACAGCAAGCAGGACGCGCCGGTTCTGGTCCATGTCGTGACCCAGAAGGGCCGGGGCTTCGAATCCGACAAGGGCGGTGACGAGAAGTATCACGCCGTGTCGAAGTTCGACGTTGTCACGGGCGCCCAGGTTAAGGCGACGTCGAACGCACCGAGCTATACCAAGGTCTTTGCCGAGAGCCTGGTCAGGGAAGCCGAGGACGACGACAAGATCGTCGCCGTGACCGCGGCGATGCCGTCGGGCACCGGACTGGATATCTTCGGCAGCGCCTTTCCCGAACGCTGCTTCGATGTGGGCATCGCCGAGCAGCATGGCGTGACGTTCGCAGGCGGCCTCGCGACCGAGGGCTTCAAGCCCTTCGTGGCGATCTACTCCACCTTCCTGCAGCGCGGCTATGACCAGGTGGTCCACGACGTCGCGATTCAGCAACTGCCCGTGCGGTTCGCGATCGACCGCGCCGGTCTTGTCGGCGCTGACGGCGCCACCCACCACGGATCCTTCGATGTGGCCTATCTCGGTTGTCTGCCGGGCTTCGTGCTGATGGCGGCGGCCGACGAGGCTGAACTGGTCAATATGGTGGCGACCGCCGCGGTGATCGATGATCGCCCGTCGGCGTTCCGCTATCCGCGCGGCGAGGGTGTTGGCGTGGAGATGCCCGCGCGCGGCAAGCCGTTGGAGATCGGCAAGGGACGGGTCCTGCGCGAGGGCACGGGTGTGGCGTTGCTGTCCTATGGCGGGCGATTGCAGGAATGCCTGCGCGCCGCCGAAGACCTGGCCACCCACGGGCTGAGCGCGACCGTCGCCGATGCGCGGTTCGCCAAGCCGCTGGATACGGATCTTCTGCACCGGCTCGCGCGCGAGCATGAGGTGCTGGTCACGGTGGAAGAGGGGGCAATCGGCGGGTTCGCGACCCAGGTGATGACCGACCTGGCCAATTCGGGACTGCTCGATGGCGGCCTCAAGTTCCGACCCATGACTCTGCCGGACATCTTCATCGACCATGAAAAGCCCGAAGTTCAGTACGAACAGGCGGGTCTCACGGCGTCGGGTATTGTCGCCAGGGTCCTGTGCGCGCTGGGCCGCGAGGAAGAGGCGACGGGCGTCCGCGCCTAG
- a CDS encoding TlyA family RNA methyltransferase, with translation MAQHSKSPQKRPSRTRADAALVDRGLVETRTRAQALILAGKIFSGERRVEKAGENIADDAPLELRGQDHPWVSRGGLKLDHALDELGIDMTGAVAIDVGASTGGFTDVLLSRGAARVYAVDVGHGQFAWKLRNEGRVVVLEKTNARHLTAEHIPEPVDAIVCDASFIGLEVVLPASMALAAPGARLVALIKPQFEVGKADVGKKGVVRDPALHDAVCARIRGWIDGLPGWQVIGLEESPITGPEGNKEFLIGAVYGG, from the coding sequence GTGGCACAGCACTCCAAATCACCGCAGAAGAGACCGTCCAGGACCCGCGCCGACGCGGCGCTGGTGGACCGCGGCCTCGTGGAGACGCGCACCCGCGCCCAGGCGCTGATCCTGGCGGGGAAAATCTTCTCCGGCGAACGCCGGGTCGAGAAGGCGGGGGAGAATATCGCCGACGACGCGCCGCTGGAGCTGCGCGGGCAGGACCACCCGTGGGTCAGCCGGGGCGGGCTGAAGCTCGACCATGCGCTGGACGAGCTGGGTATCGACATGACCGGCGCCGTGGCGATCGATGTAGGGGCGTCCACGGGCGGTTTCACGGACGTGCTGCTGTCGCGCGGTGCTGCGCGAGTCTATGCCGTCGATGTGGGGCATGGGCAGTTCGCCTGGAAGCTGCGCAACGAAGGGCGGGTGGTGGTGTTGGAGAAAACCAACGCCCGGCACCTGACCGCAGAGCACATCCCCGAACCGGTGGATGCGATCGTCTGCGATGCGAGTTTCATCGGGCTCGAGGTCGTGTTGCCCGCATCCATGGCGCTGGCCGCGCCGGGCGCGCGGCTGGTGGCGCTGATCAAGCCCCAGTTTGAGGTCGGCAAGGCCGATGTCGGCAAGAAGGGCGTGGTGCGCGACCCGGCCCTGCATGACGCGGTCTGCGCGCGCATCCGGGGCTGGATCGACGGGCTGCCCGGCTGGCAAGTGATCGGCCTGGAGGAGAGCCCGATCACGGGTCCCGAGGGCAACAAGGAATTTCTGATCGGGGCTGTTTATGGCGGATGA
- a CDS encoding alpha-hydroxy acid oxidase encodes MTNLSRKALNIEDLRLMAKRRLTKGLFDYIDRGSEDDVALRNNRAALERIKLRSRVLNDTSERHTRSTLFGKPVDMPVVIGPTGPAGFLWFRAETDLAKAAAKAGIPFTLASTANTPLEQIMERGGGRQWYHLYVWRDMEASLRVVPRVEAAGFETLVLTVDSTIPYNREFDIRNGTTIPVRPTPRTIYDLATHPRWLFGTMGRYLMAEGHLPRYRNIDMPEGLSPTGVRDFLFKNDTLDWEFLKRIRDMWPRTLIVKGILHADDAVKCAEHGVDGVIISNHGGIASDTALAPIDVLPSVVREVGDRMTVIVDSGFRRGSDILKGLALGADAVIVGRATLYGVAAAGEAGACRALEILHTEMRRTMGVMGLSDLKDMTRDHVVMAHELPL; translated from the coding sequence ATGACCAATCTATCGCGTAAAGCCCTGAACATCGAAGACCTCCGCCTGATGGCGAAACGCCGCCTGACCAAGGGGTTGTTCGACTATATCGACCGCGGCTCGGAGGACGATGTGGCCCTGCGCAACAACCGCGCCGCACTGGAACGGATCAAGCTGCGTTCGCGCGTGCTGAACGACACATCGGAACGGCACACCCGTTCGACACTATTCGGGAAGCCCGTGGACATGCCCGTGGTGATCGGCCCGACCGGCCCGGCCGGGTTCCTCTGGTTCCGGGCCGAGACCGACCTGGCGAAGGCCGCCGCGAAGGCCGGTATCCCGTTCACCCTGGCCAGCACCGCCAACACGCCGCTCGAGCAGATCATGGAGCGGGGCGGCGGGCGCCAGTGGTACCACCTGTATGTCTGGCGTGACATGGAGGCCTCGCTCAGGGTCGTGCCGCGGGTCGAGGCGGCCGGATTCGAGACGCTCGTGCTGACGGTCGATTCCACGATCCCCTACAATCGCGAGTTCGACATCCGCAACGGCACCACCATCCCCGTGCGCCCGACACCGCGGACGATCTACGACCTGGCCACCCATCCGCGCTGGCTGTTCGGCACCATGGGGCGATACCTTATGGCCGAGGGCCATCTGCCCCGCTACCGCAACATCGATATGCCCGAAGGCCTGTCGCCCACCGGGGTGCGCGACTTCCTGTTCAAGAACGACACGCTCGACTGGGAGTTCCTGAAGCGAATCAGGGACATGTGGCCCCGCACCCTGATCGTGAAGGGCATCCTTCACGCCGATGACGCGGTGAAATGCGCGGAACATGGCGTGGACGGGGTGATCATCTCCAACCATGGCGGGATCGCCTCGGACACCGCACTGGCCCCGATCGACGTGTTGCCGTCGGTCGTGCGCGAAGTGGGCGACCGGATGACCGTGATCGTCGATTCCGGTTTCCGGCGCGGCTCGGATATCCTCAAGGGACTGGCGCTCGGCGCCGACGCCGTGATCGTCGGTCGGGCCACACTCTACGGAGTCGCGGCGGCGGGCGAGGCCGGCGCGTGCCGGGCGCTGGAGATTCTCCACACCGAAATGCGCCGCACCATGGGTGTCATGGGCCTTTCGGACCTCAAGGACATGACCCGCGATCATGTCGTCATGGCCCATGAGTTGCCGCTCTAG
- a CDS encoding class I SAM-dependent RNA methyltransferase → MADEVTVEVETLGPRGDGIAKNPGGGARGRLYIAGALPDERVRVRPGNKRGDGLEAKLLEIITPSDDRAAPPCRHFATCGGCSVQHLGVDAYRAWKRELVVAAIERLGFDREIVAPLVATESNGRRRATFAAFRPRAKDSKTFFGFHTRASRHVVELEECLILHPELMALVPKLRQVLADIVPPGARWDVSVTRADNGFDVLIVAAHEPGPDASMALAMFADAEGLARIAWQLEGRSRDEIEPVALHRMPVLELSGVPVEIPPGVFLQASAEAEGILAGLVVEASQGLRVADLYCGVGTFALPLAAAGASVMAVDGDDAAIAALAHAAGTAGFGGQVMAEARDLVRRPMAAEEFRRIETIVFDPPRAGAAAQAAEIAQTDATRVVAVSCNPTTFARDARALVGGGYTLERITPVDQFVWTGHVELVAVFSK, encoded by the coding sequence ATGGCGGATGAAGTGACGGTCGAGGTCGAGACGCTCGGCCCGCGCGGCGACGGGATCGCGAAAAACCCGGGGGGCGGCGCGCGGGGGCGGCTCTATATCGCCGGCGCGCTGCCGGACGAGCGGGTGCGGGTGCGCCCGGGCAACAAGCGCGGCGACGGGCTCGAGGCGAAACTGCTGGAGATCATCACGCCGTCAGACGACCGGGCCGCACCGCCTTGCCGGCATTTCGCGACCTGTGGCGGTTGCAGTGTCCAGCATCTGGGGGTGGACGCCTACCGTGCCTGGAAGCGCGAGCTGGTGGTCGCCGCGATCGAACGCCTGGGGTTCGACCGGGAAATCGTCGCGCCGTTGGTTGCGACGGAAAGCAACGGCCGCCGGCGCGCGACCTTCGCCGCATTCCGGCCGCGCGCGAAGGATTCCAAGACCTTCTTCGGGTTTCACACCCGAGCGAGCCGCCATGTGGTCGAGCTGGAGGAATGCCTGATCCTGCATCCCGAACTGATGGCGCTGGTGCCGAAGCTGCGCCAGGTGCTGGCCGACATCGTGCCGCCGGGCGCGCGCTGGGATGTCTCGGTGACCCGTGCCGACAACGGCTTCGACGTTCTGATCGTCGCCGCCCATGAGCCGGGGCCGGATGCGAGCATGGCGCTGGCCATGTTTGCCGATGCCGAGGGGCTCGCGCGGATCGCCTGGCAGCTGGAAGGACGCAGCCGGGATGAAATCGAGCCGGTGGCGTTGCACCGGATGCCGGTACTCGAACTCTCGGGCGTGCCTGTGGAGATTCCGCCGGGGGTGTTCCTGCAGGCGAGTGCAGAGGCCGAAGGGATACTCGCAGGACTTGTCGTTGAAGCCAGCCAGGGTTTACGCGTGGCCGATCTCTATTGCGGGGTCGGTACGTTTGCGTTGCCTCTGGCCGCCGCCGGCGCGTCGGTCATGGCCGTGGATGGCGATGATGCCGCGATAGCGGCGCTGGCCCATGCGGCCGGGACCGCCGGCTTCGGCGGTCAGGTGATGGCCGAGGCGCGAGACCTGGTGCGCCGTCCCATGGCAGCAGAGGAATTCAGGCGGATCGAGACGATTGTCTTCGACCCGCCGCGCGCCGGGGCCGCGGCCCAGGCCGCGGAGATTGCGCAGACAGATGCGACGCGGGTCGTCGCCGTGTCCTGCAATCCGACGACGTTTGCCCGTGATGCGCGCGCGCTGGTGGGGGGTGGTTACACGCTGGAGCGGATCACGCCCGTCGATCAGTTCGTCTGGACCGGGCATGTTGAGCTGGTGGCGGTGTTTTCGAAGTAG
- a CDS encoding mechanosensitive ion channel domain-containing protein — MTAFLADLANWQRVALVGAVALGAHLLVYLIRLSATRAMTSAVAAHISKSRTIISLVTSVLIFALYFGAGGFALSELGVSLKTYFASASIIGLAVAFGSQGLVQDVVSGMTVVFTDLFDIGDVVEISGQVGVVEKFGMRFTVLRNPMGAEVFVPNRSITNVIAYPRGYVRCLVDVVLPDEAAEKAEDTTRRMTDAAVEQFPGILRAPAEITGPHTNAAGNSYLRIKFRIWPGRGAPIEGAFRQGMIQAIRQLDPDYADWMVTVNYEVETYAPRQRRRTRRKFLRK, encoded by the coding sequence ATGACCGCCTTCCTCGCTGATCTCGCGAACTGGCAGCGCGTGGCGCTTGTCGGCGCCGTCGCGCTCGGCGCGCATCTGCTGGTGTATCTGATCCGCCTGTCGGCCACCCGCGCCATGACCAGCGCGGTCGCCGCGCATATCTCCAAGTCCCGCACGATCATCAGCCTGGTCACCAGCGTGCTGATCTTCGCTTTGTATTTCGGTGCCGGCGGCTTCGCCCTGTCGGAGCTCGGCGTGTCCCTCAAGACCTATTTCGCCAGCGCCTCGATCATCGGACTGGCCGTCGCGTTCGGCTCCCAGGGCCTGGTGCAGGACGTGGTCAGCGGCATGACGGTGGTGTTCACCGACCTGTTCGATATCGGCGACGTGGTCGAGATCAGCGGCCAGGTGGGCGTGGTCGAGAAGTTCGGCATGCGCTTCACCGTTTTGCGCAACCCGATGGGCGCGGAGGTGTTCGTGCCCAACCGGTCGATCACCAACGTCATCGCCTATCCGCGCGGTTATGTGCGCTGCCTGGTCGATGTGGTGCTGCCGGATGAGGCAGCCGAGAAAGCAGAAGACACCACCCGGCGCATGACCGACGCCGCCGTCGAGCAGTTCCCCGGCATCCTGCGCGCGCCCGCCGAGATCACCGGTCCGCACACCAACGCGGCGGGCAACAGCTATCTGCGGATCAAGTTCCGCATCTGGCCGGGCCGCGGCGCGCCCATCGAGGGTGCGTTCCGCCAGGGCATGATCCAGGCAATCCGGCAGCTCGACCCGGACTATGCGGACTGGATGGTGACGGTCAATTACGAGGTCGAAACCTACGCGCCGCGCCAACGCCGGCGCACACGCCGCAAGTTTTTGAGGAAATGA
- a CDS encoding histone deacetylase family protein, whose protein sequence is MTTRFYFHPVCIEHEPAPGHPESPARLRTIADVLDAPAFDALERHTPPEATREHLKLMHPATHVDRIFGLVPEEGYARVDADTIMSPKSGAAALRATGALIDAVDAVMMGAADNAFCAMRPPGHHAEPRQAMGFCLFNSVAIGAEHARRAHGAERVAVMDFDVHHGNGTQAMFWNEPDLFYASTHQWPLYPGTGDKTETGAHGNIANAPLWPGAGSDDFRTAMREIVLPAMRNFGPDLILISAGFDAHRRDPLAQLSLETEDFAWATDELRRLAEAVCGGRVVSTLEGGYDLTALGESAAAHVGVLMG, encoded by the coding sequence GTCTGCATCGAGCACGAGCCCGCACCGGGACACCCCGAATCGCCGGCGCGGTTGCGGACCATCGCCGATGTGCTGGACGCCCCGGCATTCGACGCGCTTGAGCGTCACACGCCGCCGGAAGCGACGCGCGAACATCTGAAACTGATGCACCCGGCCACCCATGTGGACCGGATATTCGGCCTCGTACCCGAAGAGGGCTATGCCCGTGTGGATGCCGACACGATCATGTCGCCGAAGTCCGGTGCGGCGGCCTTGCGCGCGACCGGCGCGCTGATCGATGCGGTCGATGCGGTGATGATGGGTGCGGCCGACAATGCCTTCTGTGCGATGCGCCCGCCGGGGCATCACGCCGAACCGAGGCAGGCCATGGGGTTCTGCCTGTTCAACAGCGTGGCGATCGGCGCCGAGCATGCGCGCAGGGCCCATGGGGCCGAGCGGGTCGCGGTGATGGATTTCGACGTTCATCATGGCAACGGCACCCAGGCGATGTTTTGGAACGAACCGGATTTGTTCTACGCCTCGACACATCAATGGCCGCTTTACCCGGGCACGGGTGACAAGACCGAGACCGGCGCCCACGGCAACATCGCCAACGCGCCGCTCTGGCCCGGCGCGGGCTCGGACGATTTTCGCACCGCGATGCGCGAGATCGTGCTGCCGGCCATGCGGAATTTCGGCCCCGACCTGATCCTGATCTCGGCCGGGTTCGACGCCCACCGCCGCGATCCGCTGGCGCAGCTGTCGCTCGAGACCGAGGATTTCGCGTGGGCGACCGATGAACTGCGTCGCCTGGCGGAAGCTGTGTGCGGTGGCCGGGTCGTGTCGACTCTCGAAGGGGGTTACGATTTGACGGCTCTGGGCGAATCCGCCGCCGCGCATGTGGGCGTCCTGATGGGCTGA
- a CDS encoding polyprenyl synthetase family protein: MSSSYADALAAVAADVDTTIAALLDRPSSQVDEVANLWRAMRYASLAGGKRLRPFLVVSAAEICGGDRHVALRVAAAVEMMHTYSLVHDDLPAMDDDDLRRGQPTLHKKFDEATAILAGDALLTLAFEVLADPRTHADPGIRAELVLGLARAGGPDGMAGGQMLDLQAERQPIDDDDEIMRLEAMKTGALFAWSCEAGAVSAGADGAARQQLRDFGADFGLAFQITDDILDEIGDAAEVGKAVGKDTARGKATFVSRHGLDGAREIAERYVRKAVGNLDFFGEKADLLRAAAERLIDRRV, translated from the coding sequence GTGTCCAGCAGCTACGCCGACGCGCTGGCGGCCGTCGCGGCGGATGTCGATACGACGATAGCCGCGCTCCTCGATCGCCCCTCGAGCCAGGTCGACGAGGTCGCGAATCTATGGCGTGCGATGCGCTATGCATCGCTGGCGGGCGGCAAGCGCCTGCGCCCCTTCCTGGTGGTTTCTGCGGCGGAGATCTGCGGCGGTGATCGGCACGTGGCGCTGCGCGTGGCCGCGGCGGTCGAGATGATGCACACCTACTCGCTGGTCCATGACGATCTGCCGGCGATGGATGACGACGATCTGCGCCGTGGCCAGCCGACCCTGCACAAGAAATTCGACGAGGCGACCGCGATCCTCGCCGGCGACGCGCTGCTGACGCTCGCATTCGAGGTTCTGGCCGACCCCCGGACCCACGCCGATCCGGGAATCCGCGCCGAACTGGTGCTCGGCCTGGCCCGGGCCGGTGGACCGGATGGCATGGCCGGCGGCCAAATGCTCGACCTCCAGGCGGAACGTCAGCCGATCGATGATGACGACGAGATCATGAGGCTCGAAGCGATGAAGACCGGCGCGTTGTTCGCCTGGTCGTGCGAGGCGGGCGCGGTGTCGGCCGGGGCGGACGGCGCCGCGCGGCAACAGTTGCGGGATTTCGGGGCCGACTTCGGCCTCGCCTTTCAGATCACCGACGATATTCTCGACGAGATCGGCGATGCCGCCGAGGTTGGAAAGGCGGTCGGCAAGGACACGGCACGCGGCAAGGCGACCTTCGTCTCTCGCCACGGCCTGGACGGCGCGCGCGAGATCGCGGAACGATATGTCCGCAAGGCGGTCGGGAACCTTGATTTCTTTGGGGAAAAGGCAGATTTATTGCGGGCTGCTGCCGAACGCTTGATCGATCGGCGCGTATGA